The Coriobacteriia bacterium genome segment CGGCCAGCACGGCCTGCTCGTCCACGGAGAAGTCGGGGCGGCGCGGCACGTCGACGACCGGCGTCATCGTGAGCCGGGCGTACATGTCGTAGGCGGAGAACGTCGGCGGGCAGTTCACGAGCGCCCGGCCCGGCCCGCCAAAGCCGAGCAGCAGGTTGAAGATGAGCTCGTCACCGCCGTTGCCCACGACGACGTTGCGCTCCCCGACGCCCCACTTCCGCGCGAGCAGCCGGCGCACGCCCGGCGCCGTCGCGTCGGGATAGCGGTTCGTCGGCACGGTTTCCAGGCGGCGAGCCAGCTCGTCGCGCACGGGGGCGGGCAGGCCGTAGTTGTTCTCGTTGGCCGAGAGCATGATGCGCACGGGGCGCATGTCGGGGTCGTATGGCTCCAGGCCCACGAGGTCGGGGCGCAGCTGCGTGCCGTCCATCAGCGCCCGCCCTCGCAGCCGCACTCCTGAGCTGCGGTCTGGGCGAGCTGGTCGGCGCGTACCTCGCGGCGCATAGCGGCCGAGCGAGCGTGCGACCACAGGCCCTCGGCACTCGCCAGCGTCACGACGGCGTCGCAGTCGGCCTCGAGGCCCTCGTAGGAGTAGCAGATAACCGACGACTTCTTGACGAACTGCTCGACAGACAGCGGACTGGAGAACTTCGCGGTGCCGCCGGTAGGCAGCGTGTGGTTCGGGCCGGCCACATAATCGCCCAGCGGCTCGGAGCTCCATGTGCCCACGAAGATGGCGCCGGCGTTCTTGATGCGACCGAGCAGCTCCATGCCACCGGCCATCTGGACCTCGAGGTGCTCGGGGGCGATGGCGTTCACGGCGTCGATCGCCTGCTGGACGTCGGCGCACACGACGATGACGCCCTTGTTCGTGAGCGACGCCTCGGTGACCTCGCGACGAGGGGTCTGCGCGAGGTACTCCTCGATGTTGGCGAGAACGGCCTGCGGCAGGTCGGGGTCGGTCGTCACGAGGTAGCACGTCGCCAGCGGGTCGTGCTCGGCCTGCGCCATGAGGTCGATGGCGACGAGGCGCGGCTCGGCCGTCTCGTCGGCCAGCACGCAGACCTCGGAGGGGCCGGCCACCATGTCGATACCCACGTCGCCCGAGACGAGGCGCTTCGCCGCGGCCACGTAGGCGTTGCCCGGGCCGGTGATCTTGCTGACGCGCGGGATGGAGGCCGTGCCGTACGCCAGCGCCGCGATAGCCTGGGCGCCGCCGACCGTGTAGATCTCGTCCACGCCGGCAACCTTGGCGGCGCACAGCGTGTAGGGAGACAGCGCCCCGCCGTCTGCCTGCGGCGGCGTCACCATGACGATGCGCTCGACGCCGGCGACCTTCGCGGGGATGGCGTTCATGAGCACGGTGGAGGGGTACTGCGCGCGGCCGCCGGGCACGTAGATGCCCACGCTCTCGAGCGGCGTGACCTTCTGGCCGAGGATCGTGCCGTCGGGGCGCGTCATGAACCAGCTCTGCTGGACCTCGCGCTCATGGAAGTCACGGATCTGGCGTGCGGCCTTCTCGCAGGCGGCAAGGAACTCCGGGTCGACCTGGTCGGGATCGCATGCGCGGTCGAGCACCTCGGCCGGCACGCGGAAGTCGGCGAGGTCAACGCGGTCGAAGCGCTTCTCGTAATCGCGCACGGCCTCGTCGCCGCCGGCGCGTACCGTGTCGACGATCTGGGCGGCCGACGCCATGACCTCGGCAGGCAGGGCGCCGGCGCGGGAGATCATCTCGTCGGTAAGGCGCTCGCCGGGCTGTAGCACGATGTTCTTCATTTCGGGTTACCCCTCTTTCTTCTCGGCCGCGGCGAGTTCGAGCCGGTGGGCCATCTCATAGACGCGCGGGTTCGTACGGGCACTGGCCGGGTTTGCGAAGAAGCGTGCCGTGCAGCGCATGACCTCGTCGACGATGACGAGGTTGTTCTCGCGCAGCGTCGTGCCCGTAGCCGTGATATCGATGATGCGGTCGGCCATGCCCACGAGCGGCGCGAGCTCGATGTTGCCGTGAAACTTGAGGATGTCGGCCGTCACGCCGATGCGGCTGTAGTAGGCGCGCGTGATGCGCGGGTACTTCGTCGCGACGCGGATAGCACCGAGGCGGCGGTAGTTCTCCTCGGCACGCCCCTTGGCGGCAGCGGGCTCGGCCACGACAAAACGGCAGTCCCCGTAGTGCAGGTCGGCAAGCTCGAGCACGTCAAGATCGGCCTCGAACAGCGAGTCCTTGCCGCAGATGCCGCAGTCCGCGCCACCGAACGCCACGAAGGCCGGGGCGTCGGTCGGGCGCACGATGATGTACTCGACGTCGTCGGGGCCGGAGATGATGAGCTGGCGGCCGGGATCCTCAAGCCGCCTGACATCCAGGCCCGCGCGGGAGAGCAGGTCGAGGGCGCCGGCGTAGAGCGAGCCCTTCGAGACGGCGACGCGCAGGGGGCGACGGAGGAGGGCCGCGGGGGCTTCGCGGGAGGTGGGGGCTTCCTCCGCGGTCCGCGACGGAGACGCGCAGTCGAGAGCCGTCTGGAGGGCGTCGAGTGACAGGGCAAAGCCGGCGGCGGGGCGAGCGGCGCCGTAGCGCTCAAACACGCGGTCATAACGGCCGCCGCTGCCCAGGCAGGCGCCCAAGCCCGGCAGATACGCTGCGAACACGACGCCGGTGTAGTAGCCGAACGAGCCGGTCAGCGAGAAGTCAACCGCCAGCGTACCGCCCGTCGCGCAGGGCTGCGCCGCATCGAGCAGGGAGGCCAGCTCGTCGAGGCCGAAGAGGTCGGGCGCTGCGTCGCCAGGAGTGCTCGCCAACAGCGGGGCGCAAGGCTCGACCAGCTGGCGGGCGGCGTCGATCGCCTCGCGACCGCCGTGGACGCGCGGCAGGCCGCGTAGGGCGCGTCGCAGCTCAGGCGCCAGCGCGTCGCCAGCCTCGTCCACGAGGGCGTCGAGCCCCACGAGGTCGTTGGCCCGACAGGCCGCCCAGGCGCCGGCTCGCCAGTCGGCGTCCATCCCACAGGCCGACAGCAGCGTCTCGAACGGACGCACGCTCCCCAGCGCGATGACGTACCCGCTCAGGCCCGCGGCGTCCAGGGCACCCGCGGCCAGAGAGAGCACCTCGGCGTCGGCCTGCGCACCGGACTGGCCGATAAGCTCGATGCCGAGCTTGTGTGAACTGGCGGGCCTGGCCGCGCAGGGCGTCGCGCTCACAGAAGACCGGCGCGGCATAGCGCAGGCGAAACGGGCCAGCCTGGCCGCGCAGGCGCGACGAGACGAGCCGTGCGATGGGCAGCGTGACGTCAGGGCGCAGCATGAGCTGGTGGCCATCACCGTCGAACAGGCGAAACGTCGTCTCGGGCGCGGCGTCAGCGTTCGTGAGCAGGTCACGTTCCTCGAGCACTGGCGTCTCGACCGGCAGGTAACCCGCGTCAGCGAAGCAGCCCGAGACGGCGGACACGATACGCTCGCGCCACAGCGCCTCCTCAGGCAGAACGTCGCGCATGCCGCGCGGTGTCGTTAGCGTCACAGCAGATCTCCCTCATAAGGTCCGTGCATTTCGATGCCGGTTACTTTAGCACAGTAGAGTGATAAAGTAACCGGCATTCACCTTGCCGGACTTCTTCGCAAGCCTTCCACAGCGATGAGCCTCAGGGCACCTCACCCGCGATTCTAGCACCGGGTGCCGAACCAGCATGGACACCCGAACGCGAGCGAGGGGCCCTGCGATGCCCACCTATGGCAGGCCGCAGGGCCCCTTGCGCAAGTCCCCCACCACGCCGGCCTGGGCTGCCTAGGCGGGGACGTGTTTCCATCCGCGAAAAAGCGCCACACGCCCACGCGGAGGACACCGGAGGCTGCTATACCTGGGAAACTTGCTCGACGCGCCCCGCCTCCGCGACCCCTCCGAGGCTTCGCCGCGCCACTTTCTCGCGAAAGGATCGCCCATGAGCCACCCCACGTGCTCCAATGTCTCCCGCGCCCCACTCATCGGCATCTGCCCGCGCACCGAGGAGCGCTCGAAGCGCAACGGGCAGGCAATCCTCGCGCAGAAGCTGCTCGTAGACGGCATCAAGGCGGCGGGCGGAGTCCCCGTCGTGCTCAGCGAGACCACCGACCCTGCCGAGCTCGCCCGCTACGTCGCCGCATTCGACGGCTTTGTCGTGCCGGGCGGCGGCGACATCGAGCCGGCGTGCTACGGGGCGGAGCGCCTTCCGGAATGCGGCCCTGCCGAGGAAGGGCGCGACGACTTCGAGCTGGCGCTCGTCCCGCTTGTCGTAGAGGCCGACAAGCCGCTGTTCGGCATCTGCCGCGGCAACCAGCTGCTCAACGTGGCATTGGGCGGCACTCTGTGGCAGGACATCCCCTCGCAGCTCGGAACGCTGCCCACGCCCGACGGCGAGGACGAGGACCTCAGCGCCGGCCGCGCTGTCGAGCAGTTCCGCGCGACAGGCCGCATCTCCCACGACCAGGGTCGCCCGTTCGACACGCTCGTCCACGACGTTGCCGTGCAGCCGGGCACGCTGCTCGCAAACATCCTGGAAGACGCACCCGCTCAGGCCGTCGCAACGCCCCTGGCTGCGCAGGCTCCCGAGCCCACGCTCGATCTCGCGCACGTCATGGTGAACTCGCTTCACCACCAGAGCGTACGTGACGCGGGCCCCGACCTCGTCGTCAACGCCATGGCACCCGACGGTGTCATCGAGGGCGTCGAGCTGCCCGGTAAGCGTTTCGTGCTCGCCGTCCAGTGGCACCCCGAGATGCTGTGGCCATTCGACGGGCCATCCATGCGCCTGTTCGAGGCGTTCGTGGCAGCCTGCAGCGCGACCGGCGCCTAGAGCCCGTCCTCCACAAAGCGCACCGTGGCGGCGTCCCAGTACTTCCGGTAGGTGGGGCGCTCCTCGCCATCGAGGTCGATCTGGTACATCCGAAACGTCACGGGGATGTTCTTCGGCTGCCACAGCTCCTCGTAGGAATAGCGGTACGTCATGCCGAGCCGGTGCATGACGTACCGCTGCGGGGGTTGTTCACGTCGTGCGTCGCCGTGAGATAGGGCAGGCCGTCGCGGCGCGCCTGCTCAATGAGGGCCCGGCCCGCCTCCGAAGCGATGCCCCGATGCCAGAACTCCGTGCGCAGACCGTACCCGAGGTCGTGGCTGCCATCCGTGTCGATCTTGATATATCCGATCGGCTCGCCTGCTCCAGCGCCAGCGGCCCCTTTGCCCGCCTCCCCCTTGAGGCAAACGGCGTAGGCGTAGCCTTGCGGAGCCGCGTACACAGACGCATAGCTTCGCTCGAAGATGTCGCGAGCATCATCGAGGGTCCGCGCCGCAAACCACGGCAAAAACGTGTTTGCCTGCTCGTCGGCATAGATGCGGAACAGGGCACCGAGGTCGTCCTCGGTAAACCGCCGCAAAACGAGGCGCTCCGTCTCCAGCGTCGGCGTGTTCATAGCAAGACGGCCTCTCTCTCGACCCCACTTCCACATGCCAGCCTAGCGCCACAGCCCGCGCCCCGCAACGCCGTCAGGCACACGCCCGCTGGCGCGGGTGCCCTCGAAGGCCGGCGACTCCGGGGCGACACCGCCCGGCCCGGCGGCCTGGGGACCCGAGGCGGGGCCCCGCGTTTGTAGGCGTTTGCGGGGCATCGCACGCCTCCCGCCGGGCTGCGCGCACGCGACGCCTCCCGCGCGAGTAGACTTGTGGCGTTAGCAGCTCGCCCTCGGCCGGCTCGCAGGCAGACAGACGCCCGAGCCAACTCGCGGGGCCCCCGGCACCATGGCGGTCCGGGCGCGGCGTCGCACTCCCCAGGCGAGCACAACTCAATAAGGAGGGCTTCCATGCCCCTGTGCTTCCTCCCCAGCCTCCACGGCGGACCGCAGAAGCTGTATCTCGACGAGTCGGG includes the following:
- the hisD gene encoding histidinol dehydrogenase, whose amino-acid sequence is MKNIVLQPGERLTDEMISRAGALPAEVMASAAQIVDTVRAGGDEAVRDYEKRFDRVDLADFRVPAEVLDRACDPDQVDPEFLAACEKAARQIRDFHEREVQQSWFMTRPDGTILGQKVTPLESVGIYVPGGRAQYPSTVLMNAIPAKVAGVERIVMVTPPQADGGALSPYTLCAAKVAGVDEIYTVGGAQAIAALAYGTASIPRVSKITGPGNAYVAAAKRLVSGDVGIDMVAGPSEVCVLADETAEPRLVAIDLMAQAEHDPLATCYLVTTDPDLPQAVLANIEEYLAQTPRREVTEASLTNKGVIVVCADVQQAIDAVNAIAPEHLEVQMAGGMELLGRIKNAGAIFVGTWSSEPLGDYVAGPNHTLPTGGTAKFSSPLSVEQFVKKSSVICYSYEGLEADCDAVVTLASAEGLWSHARSAAMRREVRADQLAQTAAQECGCEGGR
- a CDS encoding gamma-glutamyl-gamma-aminobutyrate hydrolase family protein, encoding MSHPTCSNVSRAPLIGICPRTEERSKRNGQAILAQKLLVDGIKAAGGVPVVLSETTDPAELARYVAAFDGFVVPGGGDIEPACYGAERLPECGPAEEGRDDFELALVPLVVEADKPLFGICRGNQLLNVALGGTLWQDIPSQLGTLPTPDGEDEDLSAGRAVEQFRATGRISHDQGRPFDTLVHDVAVQPGTLLANILEDAPAQAVATPLAAQAPEPTLDLAHVMVNSLHHQSVRDAGPDLVVNAMAPDGVIEGVELPGKRFVLAVQWHPEMLWPFDGPSMRLFEAFVAACSATGA